The following are from one region of the Achromobacter xylosoxidans genome:
- a CDS encoding VWA domain-containing protein, with protein sequence MEIDLSAFHFLRPWWLLAVVPAALLLWRRRGEDGRLGWRSNIAPALLPHLTVRTQGSRGPRPVQLLAALLALGGLAAAGPTWQQDRPAFLDNLAPLIAAVDLSPSMDAADLPPSRLEAAKRKLRDLLKRRAGAKTGLIAYAGSAHLVLPPTDDPALPDMFVQALSTGLIAAPGKDAAGAIALAASLLQSGEAGGTLLLVTDGADTRQLAEVERLARANSFQVLVWAAGTRDGGVVRDARGQPRIDAQGRPLLGSFDEDALKQLAQAARAPLGSLTLNDDDLDWVTLHAERHFQEVQDADKPLHWKDAGYWLCWPLALLALLALRRGWNINWTACLLLAVTAALHAPRAEAGALADAFFTPDQQGRWAYEHKRYAEAAALYADPYWKGRAAYDAGDYQAALAAFAKLDTPEGDFYLGNTQVRLRSYEAALAAYDQALRLRPDFPEARANRELVARLIAAAESEQQDDDSEKPDETRVDSDKGAGKMMRTETPQAASDEVWLRNLSLSPAGFLKQKFAIEDARKAAPAQGKQP encoded by the coding sequence ATGGAAATCGACCTGAGCGCCTTCCATTTCCTGCGCCCCTGGTGGCTGCTGGCGGTCGTGCCCGCGGCCTTGCTGCTCTGGCGGCGGCGCGGCGAGGACGGCCGGCTCGGCTGGCGCAGCAACATTGCGCCGGCGCTGCTGCCACACCTGACCGTGCGCACGCAGGGCAGCCGCGGGCCGCGGCCGGTGCAATTACTGGCCGCCTTGCTGGCGCTGGGCGGCCTCGCCGCCGCGGGACCGACGTGGCAACAGGACCGCCCGGCCTTCCTGGACAATCTGGCGCCCCTGATCGCGGCGGTCGACCTGTCGCCTTCGATGGATGCAGCGGATCTGCCGCCCAGCCGGCTGGAGGCTGCCAAACGCAAGCTGCGCGATCTGCTGAAGCGGCGCGCAGGCGCCAAGACCGGCCTGATCGCCTACGCCGGCTCGGCGCATCTGGTGCTGCCGCCGACCGACGATCCCGCCTTGCCCGACATGTTCGTGCAGGCCTTGTCCACCGGGCTCATCGCCGCGCCCGGCAAGGACGCGGCGGGCGCGATCGCGCTGGCCGCCAGCCTGCTGCAATCGGGCGAGGCGGGCGGCACCCTGTTGTTGGTGACGGACGGCGCGGACACCCGCCAACTGGCCGAGGTCGAGCGCCTGGCGCGAGCCAATTCCTTCCAGGTCCTGGTGTGGGCGGCGGGCACGCGCGATGGCGGCGTGGTGCGCGACGCCCGCGGCCAGCCGCGCATCGACGCGCAAGGCCGGCCCTTGCTGGGCAGTTTCGACGAGGATGCGCTGAAACAGCTGGCGCAAGCCGCCCGCGCGCCCCTGGGCAGCCTGACCCTGAACGACGACGACCTGGACTGGGTAACACTGCATGCCGAGCGGCATTTCCAGGAGGTGCAGGACGCCGACAAGCCGCTGCACTGGAAGGACGCGGGCTATTGGCTGTGCTGGCCGCTGGCGCTGCTGGCATTGCTGGCGCTGCGGCGCGGCTGGAACATCAACTGGACGGCCTGCCTGCTGCTCGCCGTCACGGCCGCGCTGCATGCGCCGCGCGCGGAAGCAGGCGCGCTGGCCGACGCCTTCTTCACGCCCGACCAGCAGGGCCGCTGGGCCTACGAACACAAGCGCTATGCCGAGGCCGCGGCCTTGTACGCCGATCCTTACTGGAAAGGCCGAGCCGCCTACGACGCGGGCGACTACCAGGCGGCGCTGGCCGCATTCGCCAAACTGGACACGCCCGAAGGCGACTTCTATCTGGGCAATACCCAGGTCCGCCTGCGCAGCTACGAAGCGGCGCTCGCGGCATACGATCAGGCGCTGCGCCTGCGGCCGGATTTTCCCGAAGCGCGCGCAAACCGCGAACTGGTCGCCAGATTGATCGCCGCCGCCGAAAGCGAGCAACAGGACGACGATTCGGAGAAACCGGACGAGACCCGCGTGGACAGCGACAAGGGCGCGGGCAAGATGATGCGCACCGAGACGCCGCAAGCCGCGTCCGACGAGGTCTGGCTGCGCAACCTGAGCCTGTCGCCGGCCGGCTTCCTGAAGCAGAAATTCGCCATCGAAGACGCACGCAAGGCCGCGCCTGCGCAGGGGAAACAGCCATGA
- a CDS encoding BatD family protein, with protein sequence MIRRHAALLRCLRLLLLLHLGLCAGVARAQQAEAGPQLHAEARMATPGDLTAGATAILQVDVLTSTWFTQPPQMPALDIPGALVSGPSGQATIIRATIGGVAYNGLRYAYLVSPEAAGALRVPAIQVSAQVGQATAPLVAQTRPLEVRAAGPPGGVAGGVAGRLLAANSVQASQQIRYSAEPPAVGDHVSRVITVQAQGAQAMLIPPAAAAAVPGLKLYPSEPQLTQISDSRGGFLGGQRVDRLDYVIERGGAYELPAVEIRWWNIAANKEERVTLPAQRFEAQTGAAYQAPFSVEQDLRDMGRQVQVRIPGGWLALAAGVALAALACWLGAPWLRRTLARMRAGLRARREQWRASEPYAAMTLRRLLAQPQPRMDALYAWLRCACGAATLAQGTASLEPALRRSSDDALRACYGREPDAARGWQGLREMFPRWRRSLRTAARPAGTADLPALNPRPPASSRGLADTPPGELPGDLP encoded by the coding sequence ATGATCCGCCGCCATGCCGCGCTGCTGCGTTGCCTGCGCCTGCTGCTGTTGCTGCACCTGGGGCTGTGCGCAGGCGTGGCGCGCGCCCAGCAGGCGGAAGCCGGGCCGCAGCTGCACGCCGAGGCGCGCATGGCGACTCCCGGCGACCTGACGGCCGGCGCCACCGCCATCCTGCAGGTGGACGTGCTGACTTCGACCTGGTTCACCCAGCCCCCGCAGATGCCGGCCCTGGACATTCCGGGCGCGCTGGTGTCGGGGCCGTCGGGACAGGCCACCATCATCCGCGCCACCATTGGCGGCGTCGCCTACAACGGACTGCGCTACGCCTATCTGGTCAGTCCCGAGGCGGCGGGCGCCTTGCGCGTGCCGGCCATCCAGGTCAGCGCGCAGGTGGGTCAGGCGACGGCGCCCCTCGTTGCGCAGACGCGCCCGCTCGAGGTACGCGCCGCCGGACCGCCGGGCGGGGTAGCCGGTGGAGTTGCGGGCCGCCTCCTGGCGGCAAACTCGGTCCAGGCGAGCCAGCAGATCCGCTATTCGGCCGAGCCGCCCGCCGTGGGCGACCACGTCAGCCGTGTCATCACCGTGCAGGCCCAGGGCGCGCAGGCCATGCTGATCCCGCCTGCCGCCGCAGCCGCCGTGCCGGGTCTGAAGCTGTACCCGTCCGAGCCCCAGCTGACGCAGATCTCCGACAGCCGCGGCGGCTTCCTCGGCGGACAGCGCGTCGACCGCCTGGACTATGTGATCGAACGCGGCGGCGCCTACGAACTGCCGGCGGTCGAGATCCGCTGGTGGAACATCGCGGCCAACAAGGAAGAGCGCGTGACGCTGCCGGCGCAACGCTTCGAAGCGCAGACGGGCGCCGCCTACCAGGCGCCATTCTCGGTCGAACAGGACCTGCGCGACATGGGCCGGCAGGTGCAGGTGCGGATTCCGGGAGGATGGCTGGCGTTGGCCGCGGGCGTGGCGCTGGCGGCGCTGGCCTGCTGGCTGGGCGCGCCCTGGCTGCGGCGGACGCTGGCCCGCATGCGGGCCGGACTGCGGGCGCGGCGCGAACAATGGCGCGCGTCCGAACCCTATGCGGCAATGACCTTGCGCCGCCTGCTGGCGCAGCCCCAGCCGCGCATGGACGCGCTATACGCGTGGCTGCGCTGCGCATGCGGCGCGGCCACGCTGGCACAGGGAACGGCCAGTCTGGAACCGGCGCTGCGCCGATCGAGCGACGACGCGCTGCGGGCCTGCTATGGCCGCGAACCGGACGCGGCGCGGGGCTGGCAAGGCTTGCGCGAGATGTTCCCGCGCTGGCGTCGGAGCTTGCGCACCGCGGCGCGGCCTGCCGGCACGGCCGACCTTCCTGCGCTGAACCCCCGTCCGCCCGCGTCGTCGCGCGGACTGGCGGACACGCCGCCCGGCGAACTTCCCGGAGATCTTCCATGA
- a CDS encoding HAD family hydrolase, with protein sequence MTTPLLARRWFALLLLLLLAGLARAQTPLPSWNEGPSRQAILGFVQAVTAEGSPDYVAPADRIAVFDNDGTLWSEQPLYFQLIFALDQVKAMAPQHPEWAAEQPYKAAIEGDRQALAASGTEGLLKIVGATHANMTTQAFGAEVRQWIKTARHPRFKQPYTSMIYAPMLELLDYLRGNGFKTYIVSGGEVEFMRAWAQDVYGIPPEQVIGTTFVTEFQMQDGKPVLMRTPKLDFNDDGPGKPVAINKFIGRQPIFAFGNSDGDLQMLQWTAAGSGKRFMGLVHHTDARREWAYDRDSRIGRLDRALDEAQQQGWVIVDMAKEWRRVYAFETQ encoded by the coding sequence ATGACGACGCCTTTGCTTGCCCGCCGCTGGTTCGCGCTGCTGCTCCTGTTGTTGCTGGCCGGCCTGGCGCGCGCGCAGACGCCGCTGCCGTCCTGGAACGAGGGGCCTTCGCGCCAGGCCATCCTTGGGTTCGTGCAAGCCGTCACCGCGGAAGGCAGCCCGGACTACGTGGCGCCGGCCGACCGCATCGCGGTGTTCGACAACGACGGCACGCTGTGGAGCGAACAGCCCCTGTACTTCCAGCTGATCTTCGCGCTGGACCAGGTCAAGGCCATGGCGCCCCAGCATCCCGAATGGGCGGCCGAGCAACCCTACAAGGCCGCGATCGAGGGCGACCGCCAGGCGCTGGCCGCCTCGGGCACGGAAGGGCTGCTGAAGATCGTAGGCGCCACCCACGCCAACATGACGACGCAGGCCTTCGGCGCGGAGGTCCGGCAATGGATCAAGACCGCCCGCCATCCGCGCTTCAAGCAGCCGTACACCAGCATGATCTATGCGCCGATGCTGGAGCTGCTGGACTATCTGCGCGGCAACGGCTTCAAGACCTACATCGTCTCGGGCGGCGAAGTGGAATTCATGCGGGCCTGGGCGCAGGACGTCTACGGCATTCCGCCCGAGCAGGTGATAGGCACCACCTTCGTCACCGAGTTCCAGATGCAGGACGGCAAGCCCGTGCTGATGCGCACGCCCAAGCTCGACTTCAACGACGACGGCCCGGGCAAGCCCGTGGCCATCAACAAGTTCATCGGCCGCCAGCCCATTTTCGCCTTCGGCAATTCGGACGGCGACCTGCAGATGCTGCAATGGACGGCGGCCGGCAGCGGCAAGCGTTTCATGGGCCTGGTGCATCACACCGATGCCCGGCGCGAGTGGGCTTATGACCGGGACTCCAGGATCGGCAGGCTGGACCGTGCGCTGGATGAAGCGCAGCAACAGGGTTGGGTAATCGTGGACATGGCAAAGGAGTGGAGAAGGGTATACGCATTTGAAACACAGTGA